In the genome of Entelurus aequoreus isolate RoL-2023_Sb linkage group LG08, RoL_Eaeq_v1.1, whole genome shotgun sequence, one region contains:
- the LOC133655132 gene encoding tumor necrosis factor-like, producing MEGDCEVPIFTAVDAEAKSPARSNVKPGSKLTVALVGFTLILAFAAVAVLIFNRHTKEPGREEDHFDLHHTLRQISNIRAAIHLAGQYNPDMETSVEWMNNVDPTHSQGGLELKNNEIVIPQKGLYFVYSQVSFRVSCNNGVNEDTSATPMVHLTHRVRRWSSSSGSDQYKTILHSVRTACPKTASGDADEDGHWYSAVYMGAVFQLDKGDRLKTVTEKMLPNLEEEPAKTFFGVFAL from the exons ATGGAAGGTGACTGCGAAGTACCCATTTTCACTGCTGTCGACGCAGAAGCTAAGAGCCCCGCAAGGTCCAACGTTAAACCCGGCTCAAAGCTCACCGTGGCCCTTGTGGGTTTCACGCTCATCCTCGCTTTTGCTGCTGTTGCTGTGCTGATCTTCAACCGACACACCAAG GAACCTGGACGGGAGGAGGACCATTTTG ATCTTCATCATACCTTGCGCCAAATCTCCAACATAAGAGCTGCCATTCACTTAGCAG GGCAGTACAACCCTGACATGGAGACCTCAGTGGAGTGGATGAATAACGTGGACCCGACCCACTCTCAAGGTGGACTGGAACTGAAGAACAACGAGATCGTGATCCCTCAAAAGGGCCTCTACTTTGTTTACAGTCAAGTGTCTTTCCGGGTCAGTTGTAACAACGGCGTGAACGAGGATACCTCCGCCACGCCAATGGTCCACCTGACCCACAGAGTGAGGCGCTGGTCCAGCTCGTCCGGGAGCGACCAATACAAGACCATCCTTCACTCCGTCCGCACAGCCTGCCCCAAAACAGCGAGCGGCGATGCCGACGAAGACGGCCACTGGTACTCTGCTGTGTACATGGGAGCCGTGTTTCAATTAGATAAAGGAGACAGGTTGAAGACCGTGACAGAGAAGATGTTGCCCAACCTCGAGGAAGAGCCCGCAAAGACATTCTTTGGTGTGTTTGCCTTGTGA